A window of Physeter macrocephalus isolate SW-GA unplaced genomic scaffold, ASM283717v5 random_1132, whole genome shotgun sequence genomic DNA:
ACCTCGCACACGGGGTTCTCTATGCCCAAAGTCTTGCAGTGCTCCTGGGCTTCCAGACAGGCAAAGGTGAACTTGGACTGAGGCTGGCCGAGGACGGACAACATCCCACTGGGGACAGCTTCCGAGGCTTCCTGCATGGCCTCAGCTCGGATTTTCACTGCATACAAACCTACCCAGAGAGAAGTGCATTTGGAAAAATCAAGGCATGTAATGGAGAAGAGAAGCCCAGACccaaaaaacaaagcacaaattcCACACTGTGTGCTGGAGACATTGATATTGGTATCCATCACCAGTCTACAAGCCGCAGTTCTACGTATCTGAACCATACATATATGGTACCACCATCATCAAAAGGCAGGGTGCCGTCCCTGGTACAACCtcagtgtccactgacagatggataaagaagacgtggtacatatatatgatggaatattagtctaaaaaagaatgaaataatgccacttgcagcaacatggctggacctagagattatcatactaagtgaagttagaaagagaaagacaaataccatgtatcacttatatgtggaatctaaaatatgacacaagcgaacatatctacgaaacagaaacagactgaaatatagagaacagactcgtggttgccaagggggagggaacgtgggggagggaaggattgggagttcaGGATTAGcacatgcaaactattatatacaggatggataaacaacaaggtcctactgtagagcacagggatatatatccaatatcctgtgataaaccatagtggaaaagaatatgaaaaagcgtatatgtataactgaatcactttgctgtacagcagaaattagcacaacgttgtaaatcaactatacttcaataaaatttaaaaacaaaacaaataagaatggACTGCAATTACTGGACAGCTATCATTCCTGGTCCTGGGCCTGCTCCCTGCTGGGGAGGGAGATGACCAGACCAAGGAGCGGTTAAGGGGCTAATCCAGGGTTTGATGGGACAACAAAGTCTGAGGAACAAACCCTGCACCCTTTCTCTCTAACACACCTTCGTTCACCCGGCACCGTATATGTCTGTACTGGACTTTTAGCCCTTACACAAGCAGAACTGTGGAGCAAATACGTTAAAAGCCTGTGTTAGCAGGCAGGAGAGAACCCACAGGAACGTGGAAACCCTCCCAGGCAGGCATTAAATAACTATGCAAATTGTCAAGTGAAAAAACACAGAATGTCAATAATCCTGCAAATTACATACACATAAAACTGTATTTGTATAGAATAGTTTTACTAGGAGGtggaaatatgaaaatttttttccacttccttGATAATGCTTCCTTCCTATAATGCTGTTTTAGAAAACAATGAGgtgaatttcacataaaatataaccagtttcaagtgtataattcagtggtatttGTTGTGTTCATGTTGTACAACCACCAGCTCGTTTCAAAACTTTCCATCAGCCCATAAAACACctcatttctccttccctccatccccggTAACCTCTAATCTGTTGTCTCTCTGGATTTatgtattctggacatttcatataaaaatatgtgatttttgtgtctggcttctttcacttagcatgtttttgatGTTCATCCACACTGCAAcataagtatttcatttctttttatggctgaataatattccactggatGGAtctaccacaatttgtttatccattcatctgattaTGGACATTTGGatcatttccaccttttggctattatgaataatgctattataaacatctgtgtacaagttttctgtgtggacatatgttttcatttcttaggTATAGACCTGTGAGTAGAACtactgggtcacatggtaattctatgcttaacttgaggaaccaccaaattgttttccacaatggttgtaccactttacatttcaCCAACAATGTGTGAGGTTcctacatccttgtcaacacttattattttcctcttttgttttttaaattaaagccatcccagtgggtatgaagtggtaccccactgtggttttgatttgcatttccctaatgattggtgatgttgcacatcttttcatgtgcttattggtccttcgtatgtcttctttggagaaacgtctattcaagtcctttgtctgTATTTAACTATAAGCAAAAATGTTTACCTGTTTATACACAAAAATCTTAAGAAGTGGAACTGATATGGCTCAAGATCAAAcactgatttattctttttcacttaatgagAATCTATTGGTGATCTACCACGCGACAGGCACTGGAGGTACACGAGTGGACTAAGAATGCACGTAAGTAGTGGGAGACACTAAAGCAAGAAGATTTCACAAGACTACGAGAAGAAAGAAATTCCCTGATGAACCCTTCAAGCTTAAAAGGGAATCAAGGTGAAGTCTGGTCCTCAGGTCCCATTGTTACCCCCACCCATGGCTCCCTTCTCTATTACCCCTGAGTAGGTCCAGAATTATTTTTGGCAGTGCCCCTTGTCCTGAGTAAGCCCAGCAAGACAATACCCCATGCATAAAACcaaaccttgggacttccctggtgttccaatggttaagaatccgcctttcaatgcagggacgtgggttcgatccccggtcacggaactaagatcccacatgccacagggcaattaagcccatgtgctctggagcccgcgctccTCAAcgaaagatcccccatgccacaactaagactcgatgtagccaaataaataaatattttttaaaaaaccaaaaaaccaaacctcTTCCTATGTACCTTCACAAAATTCCATGGCTCCAGCAAACACTAGGGCTGCAAATTCTCCCACACTGAATCCAGCAGCAGCAACACAGTTTTCAATAACCTGCAGTGACACATGCAGAAGAACATGAGGCCAAGTTCTCAGGCGAGTTCAGTCCGGGGCTCTGCACGTGCAAGCTGACAGGGGTTCAGCAGTTCAGTGAGCCAGGTTCTGCTGGCCTGGTGCTCCAGCTAGAAGACAACACACAGAAGTGGCCTTGACTATCACTGATCCAGCCCTTTACTGATGAGGAACCTCAACTGGCAAGGCAAGTTAAAGCCTACTGGCGGACTCCTTGGTTGAGCTGTGATGCCAACCCAGGGCTCTGGATTCTCTTGCTTCTGCCCTGGTGCCGCCTCTCAGGCTGATGGAGACAGAGGATGCTAAGTACAGAAGTTAACAGCATGACCTTCAGAGTCACCTCTGGATTTGATTTTTAGCCTGGGAGAGTTCCCTAACGTCTGCGCCTCAGTtatctcatctgtgaagtggggagagCAGCAGGACCGACCTCACAGGGCTGCTGAGAGAATTACATGGAGATAACACCCCTAAATCGCTCAGCACAGACCTGGCCCAGGACAGGCACTGGATGAATGTTATTATCATGACTCGACATGACCACTTAAACTAATTCCTTTAATATCTCTGAGTCTTCTTTCCTTACCCACAAAGTAACAGTACTTACctcacaaggttgttgtgaggatgaaatggggTAAAGTACGAGCTTAACATTTATTGTTgtgataataaatattaatagcaaTCATTTCACAACTTCAAGTGAACTGATACTTTCAGATATCACCTTCTCAATGATCCTTCCTTTAAGGGTGAAGCTTAATCCTTCTAAAATCATTTAGtaattaattaaatgattaaGGATCATTTAAAATCGCAACCCGGTCCTCCACTCCCTGGCCCCTTTCCCTGCTCTATTCTTCTTTCTGAAACACTTATCTTTAAAACACTACGCAATTTACATAGCATATTTATTCTCTATTATCTATCTCCTTGCCCTAACATGCAAGCTCCCCAAGCGTAGGGatccttgttttgtttgttgtaggCTGTATCCCTTGGGCCTACAACAGTGCCCGGCACGGGTGGGAACTCAGTAAGGATCTGCCGAACAGATCAGACGTTGGAGCACGCCGGCCTGGCAGGCTGGAGCTTCGGCTGGACCGCGACCTAGCTGTGAGAGCTCGGGCAAAGCCCATTCTCCCCGGCCCGCCACCGGGCCTCGGGCCTCACCGCGGGCTGCAGGTGATGCAGTTTTTCGACGGCGGCCAGCGAAGCCACGAAGACGGCGGGCTGGCAGTGCACGGTGCGGTCCAGGGCCTCCTGCGGCCCATGCAGGCTCAGCTCCAGCAAGTCGTAGCCCAGCACCCGGCGGGCGGCGGCGTAGAGCTCGCGGACGCGCGGGTAGCGGAGCAGACCGCGGCCCATGCCCACCATCTGGCTGCCCTGACCGGGGAAGAGCAGCACCGAGCACTGGCCCGGCAACCGCCGCACCGAGGCCTCCCGGGGCCCTTCCTCCGCCGCTGTCGCATCTCGCAGCAGCTCCTCCACGTCCACCGCGCCCGGGGGAGGCAGCAGGAGGCTCGAGGCGCCACGGCGGCAGCTCACGCCCCGGCCCCAGGCCCACGCAGCCCGCGCGACCCGGACGTTCATGCTGAGGAACCTGCCCGAGGCGCGTTACCAGGGCGACCGAGGCCCGACTGCGGCGGCGCAGCGCGGCGCGGTCCTCGACGCATTTCCTGCCGGGCGGGCCGAGGCAGCGCCGGGCCGGAAGAAAGGTTCCGCTGTTACCGATTCCGTCCCTCCTCTGAACTGTCGGCTGTGCGCCGTCTGATCCACACGCTTACGTAAACctccacaggaaaaaataaaacacgaCACCGCACCACAATGAGCCctcaaacatatttattaagtaaacAACTCAATGCAATGTAATATTCAACCTAGCATGGGAAAAGTGCTTGAAACGCTTCCACATTCTTTCTTGTATCAGATTTTCCCAGCACTGTCCTCTCTTTTATGTTTCCTACAAACCAGACACGGTGCCAGGCACAAAATAAGCATCCAATTTGTCCCATTGAACAAAGCCCTGGATATTTTTCAGACGTTAGTCTAATTCCTCACAGCAACGCTGTGAtgagtaggtgctattattatcctcagtTTACACATGAGTAGACAAGGGCTCAAAGACAGGTGGTTAGTGACAAAAGGAGGATTGGAAATTGGGGGTGCGAGGCTGGGTCAGAGAGAGTCTAATTCTGACCTCATCTCTAACTACACCCCTTTACCCCCCTGCTCCTCTTTCATTCCCTGCCAGCCTCTTCTAAGGagcccaggacacacacacacacacacacacacacacacacacacacacacacacacacaagctcacTCCACACCTCAGAATGAGAAAGATCTAGGTAGACctgaggtaggagatagatgggccgcTGGGCTGCACAGCTGGGGTTTGTCAAGTGGAGTAAAATTGAAGCTTTGTTCTCACCCAGgcactccaaggacaaagctagtggcagaagctgagctctgctaAGGTAAAGAGATAAGGCGCCCACTCCTGAGGTCAATAAAAACTTCCCTGTCTGCACATGCgcaggaaggctccttgggggtcagaaAGGGAGCAGCCGCCACCCCATAGTATGTGTGGACATACACCCAGCTAGAAGGCCTCTGCAGTGGGATCCATCTGAGCAAAATGTTGCACATGCATGTTGGGGAGGGTCCTGGGAcccctcatctgtgaaaaaagAAACGAGATAATTGGCCAAATGTAAACAAAGACCAGAAGAACTGTCCTATATACgtgatttaaatcacctctttactgAGCTCCTCATTCAGGACTCGCACACTCCTCTCTGCGTGTGTATTTCTGGCTAGCTTCTGACTTACTGCCCTCCCCCTCATTAGAGAGGAGGCCCATAGCCTTTCCCTCCAGGTGTGTATTTCTGTCCTACTTCTGCCTTAAACAAACtgtctgtgtgctctcccacatgttatgctgtgtctctaataataaactttgtacctgattttacagtttttgcctccttgaaacattcttgctttcaaatggGGGAAAGAGCTAGGGCCCCTCTGCTTCTAATCTCTAGCCCCTCGTGGTCTAGTGGCTacgattcctggttttcatctaGGCTACGCAGGTTCAactcctgggcagggaactacaGTCTCTCTTCAGGACcgctcactgctgtctctccaaGATCAGACTCACATCATCAAGTCTACTACAGTGAACTTGTCCTGAGAAAAGAATCAGATGAGCTCTCAGGTTATCCGCAGCAGCCTTGCTTTTGACatggaaaaggaggaaatgaggtGCATATCCAGCAAGAGGAGATTAATTAAATGAACGATGGCAAATCTATACAATGCTGTGGTGATAAAAGATATGGAGGAGGTTTTCAGGTTAAGACATGAACAGAGCACACGCTGCCTCCAGAAGCACATAAACCCAGAGAAAAGGAGTCTTTCAAAGACATAAAACACAGGGACAGGGAGAACAGGAAAGGCGGCCCCAGCAACAGAATGTCTTCAAGCTGGAAACCAGGATGACCAGTATTATCTGATTCAGCAGACTCCAGACAGCCGAAGGCTGAGAACCAACCCTTCTTCATAAAACAGAATCCTTAAACGCTTAGGAACTGGTAGCCCTAGCTGCTTCTGGATCTAAGGGTTAAAAAAGGCTGAAATTAAGAGACCTATTTGAAGGTGTCTTTGAAGAACAGTTAGATCTTTAGATGTCTTCCCTCCCTCTAGCCCCTGGGTGATGCCCCTCCCTCATTCTGGCAAATGTTTAGCTCTGGAAAGGGCTGGGCAGGCCAGGGATCATGGTGAATGTGGGTTCTCTGCTGAAACAGGTGGATACTGACTGCTGAATGCAGAGATCTCCTCCCATGCTCCCAGAAACGTGCCACCAGACCCCTACCCCCCAGGCAAGAACTGGAGGGCCTTGGGGAATCTGACCAGTACAAGAGGAAAATGCTGAAGATATTGACAGTCCAGGAAGTCACCAGACAAATGAAGTGACAAATGAAGTGACCACCAAGTTCAACTTACAGTGAAGCTAATTCAACAAATACCATCCAaagacttattttccttttttattcttatcaTGAGCAGCCAGGCAAAGATTCCCAAGCATCTGAGGAAAGCCTcttacatacagaaaaatataaaataaaataactacaatGCATAGGAATCAGAGACTAtgatgagagaagaaataatagttttaagaaaattatccTTGATAGTTGAGAGGTAAGAGAAGACATTGCATCAGTGAAAAATGTAtaggaagttgtttttttttatagttttttttttttcttttggccgcactgtgcagcattccagatcttccccaaccagggattgaacctgtgccccctgcagtgggagcacggagtcttaaccactggaccaccagggaagtccaggaagttatttttttaaaaaaagaaccttcagaaaacagcaacaacaaaaatcccttggaaataaaaaaataggatagctgaatttaaaaaatcaatagaggGCCAAGAAGAGAAAGTTGAGGAAATGTCACAgaagtttagaaaaaaagaaaaaagcaaaccatGAGAAGCAAGAGAAGGGAAGTTAGAAGACAAGCCCAGGAAGTCCAGGATTCTGagtaatagggattccagaaagAGAAGCGAGAAAATGGAGGGAAGGAAATCATCCCCTCCAAAAATTcagtttctgaaaaataaaagatatgagCTTCCTGAGAGCTGGAACATTGGATGAAATTAGACCCACATCGAGGAATATCAGCATGGAATTCCAGAACTCTGGGGACAAAAAGCTTAAAATCTTCCAGGAAGAACAAAAGGGGTTACACACCAGCACCATGGCAGCTGGAAAACGGCAGGTCTCCATGATGCTGAAGGACAATGACCTCCAACTGTGAATTTTTAATCAGTCAAACATCAGTCAACCACGGGATAGAATGCAAGATCTCAAAAAAGATACCTCCTATGTAGCCTTTCTTAAGACTGCatccttggggacttccctggtggcgcagtggttaggaatccgcctgccaatgcaggggacatgggtttgagccctggtccgggaagatcccacatgccgcggagcaactaagcccaccaGAAATCGCTGCCTCCCAGGATgccccgtgggcctagagccctgAAAGCAGAAGGGGAGAGGCGGGAGGGAAGCTGCATTACCTCTCCATCACGGGTCTTCCGGGGCAGGCGGGTTTGCCACTCGGCCAAGCCACTGGGCACCTCCTTACAGGAAGAGGGTGAGGGCTGGCAGCTTGCTGGGAGGTGTGGCCAGACCAACTTCATGAGGAACAGTAGCCACAATGTGTGGGCCCATGGTACTTTGAGGGatccaggaaaatattttaatttcttttaaaatcagaagaaaaaggtgaaaagaacCCAGCCTGGATTATACCTGCCTTTATACAAACGCAGTCAAAGGTAGAAGAGgtccatgaaggaaaaaaaaggcaggcCCTCGGAAAGTCAGACTTCAGCCCAGGAGGAGCAGGCAGAGATCACCTGGGCCTCCCGACCCCCACCCCAAGTGTCCAGTTTGGGCAGTTGTGGTTCTGGCAGTCTGCGGGCCCTGCTAGGCCAAGTTAGTCAAGGGGGCAGTGACAGGCCCTGGGCTGCAGTAATAAAGCAGTGCGTGCAGATGAGGCAGTGAAGTGCTCAAGGCCTGGGCCTGGACATGCTGTCCCATCAGGGTGACCCTGGCAAACTGGAGGCCACCTCTGGGCTGTGATGGTCACTGAATGCCAAGCGCCTGTGGTCTCCTGCATTACCATGTGGCATCCTCCTTAGTCCCACCATGCTGTGCCCATTTTACCGATGAGGAGATGGAGGCGGAGGGAGCCAGCCATAGAGAGGCTGGGCCAGGACTGAGAGGGCAGCGCTGCCTCCTGTCCTGGGGCAACAGCTAAAGGAACTGGGGTTCTCCTCCGGAGGTGGTGGACAGGGTTGCTGTGTAGAAGGATGTTCAGGGCTCTGCCGTCAGGCGACGTAATTCCCCTCTCTGAGATCGGTGACCTCTATcgtcccactttacagataggaGAATCGAGGCACAAGAAGAGACGCGACCTGCCTGCAGAGCCGGCAGTGTCTGCGCGGCGGGGCGGTCACGGTGGGAAGGAGAAGCGGCCTGGAGACGCGCTTGTGCCCGGGGGAGGCGGAGGCGCATCTTCCTGGCAGGGCGGCCAGCGGAGGGAGCGCTCCAAGCCGCGGGGCTGTCGGCGGCCGCCGCCCgggtgggcggggccggggtgggcggggcctcgCGGGCGGGGCCGAGGCCGGGCCCGGACCCCACCTCCCGTCGCGCAGTGCCCTTCCCCTAGCGAGTCGTCGTCGCCGGTGAGTGGGGACGGGGCTTCGAAGGGGCGGCGGGAAGGGGGCCCCGCGCGGCAGCGACCCTCGACAGCGCCCTCCCGCCGGCGCGGGGCCCGAGGGGGAACTGCGGCGGGAGGTGGCGGGGACCCGCGGGGCGGCCGCGGGGCAGCACTAGGGACCCGGCCATTGGGTCGGCCGGCGCGGGGGGGCGGTGACACCCCCTTCCCCCGGCCCTGGCCTCCGCGGTCGGCGCTCCTGCGTGGCCGGGTTCCGGTGCGATTGGGGGCGCGGAAGGGGGAACTTGGGCAACCCCTCCCCGCCGCACCCCGCCGGGCCCTCGTGTCCCGCGGGAAGGGGAGCCGCGGGAGGGACCAGGCACCCCCCCTTCCCGCCCAATCCGGTAGTTGAGCAGCCGCGGCCGGCAGAGGGCGGGAATGGAGGAGCGGGATACCTTGAGGATCACAAAGTGCCTGGGAGACCTAAGATTCTAAGGCTCCTGATTCACTTGAGACACCCCATTTCTAGGGGAGGAAACCCAGGCCAGAGAAGGGGAGGTTATTTGTCCAAAGCCAGTGAAGGCCCCGCGGAGCCTTAGAACCGGGTCCCTAGATCCCCGTCCAGTGCTCAGGTGCACTGTAACCTACACGTCCCGGTGTGGGCAGGGCATCCCCTGGGACTTgcctgtcccctgcccctcctgcaAAGGAGCTGGGAGCCCAGGTGGGAGGGGTCGTGGTGTTCCCggaaaactgggtttgcctctcGGTGGGTGCCAAGCCAAAAGGCACAACCAAGCCCATGATCGGGAGAAGGAAGGGTTTATTACTTCCAGCAGGTAAGGAGAGCACCTCGGAGCTTTCTCAAAGAAGtgtctccccaaacagcaaaactggggaagttttaagctgcatattcatgaaggggcttgagcagaggagaagtcAACATAGAATTGGGGCAGAGGTCTatagagtccaagctttagtttaTAGAAGTTACAACGGGTCAGCAAAGGTCAGCTTCTTGTCCCTTAGGTTCCAGTTGATCTGGTAGCTGAGCacttggggtgggggtagggagatgTGTTGaaattctgcaaaacagctcaaaaatGTGTTTCGGGCTAACCTTTACCACTGagacagaactgggagtctttacaactgatttactatctttgctcttgttatttctcttgcctgataacagttGTCTGTTCTTTCATTCCCTTAAGATTATTAGAGGCCTGTTCAAGGGCAGGCACTGTGGCCAGGTTTAGATCACAAAACGGCTTAGGCCTAAAATGGCTTCTATtgtgtcaagaaagccatgcgtGGTTCTCTTCCTTGGGG
This region includes:
- the MCAT gene encoding malonyl-CoA-acyl carrier protein transacylase, mitochondrial isoform X1 codes for the protein MNVRVARAAWAWGRGVSCRRGASSLLLPPPGAVDVEELLRDATAAEEGPREASVRRLPGQCSVLLFPGQGSQMVGMGRGLLRYPRVRELYAAARRVLGYDLLELSLHGPQEALDRTVHCQPAVFVASLAAVEKLHHLQPAVIENCVAAAGFSVGEFAALVFAGAMEFCEGLYAVKIRAEAMQEASEAVPSGMLSVLGQPQSKFTFACLEAQEHCKTLGIENPVCEVSNYLFPDCRVISGHLEALQFLQKNSSKYHFRRTKMLPVSGGFHTSLMEPALEPLAQVLKAIDVKKPLVSVHSNVNGNRYMHPKHIQKLLLQQVVSPVKWEQTMHAIYERKKGTEFPKTFEVGPGKQLGTILKSCNLQAWRFYSHVEVQEADEDLD
- the MCAT gene encoding malonyl-CoA-acyl carrier protein transacylase, mitochondrial isoform X2 → MNVRVARAAWAWGRGVSCRRGASSLLLPPPGAVDVEELLRDATAAEEGPREASVRRLPGQCSVLLFPGQGSQMVGMGRGLLRYPRVRELYAAARRVLGYDLLELSLHGPQEALDRTVHCQPAVFVASLAAVEKLHHLQPAVIENCVAAAGFSVGEFAALVFAGAMEFCEGSAVSPEEFLQVSLQTHQDVAG